The Methanobacterium sp. BAmetb5 genome includes a region encoding these proteins:
- a CDS encoding threonine/serine exporter ThrE family protein, giving the protein MVPETNSSHINPSNIPNGNDLPSNLLEFLTELARAMTAAGIAVMTIEAILKNICRAYGVEAQEVIDFPTFVLIKISDGKSKALTVTGQKPGLLPLDQVSRLYELIYQAENAEITPEDGINRINEIINVKRQHRYIRHILGYALYSTGLGMLLLPTTNELLFCGLLGATVGLIVGYAEDKPRLTLILPVLTAFLVSMIFFFGVKQGVVAGSLTILVPSLSYFIPGAVLATGMYELAANNVISGASRLVQGVVILLLLLFGVIIGLQVVGLSPGEYMVAHLATPLGWWAPYLGVMVFTLGMYLLMSIRNRDMLGVLIVLFTTFIGLQVGNYLLGGLFGAFLGSTIMTMGGTYLERSRLKTPYYVSIIPAFWILVPGALGFISLATLAGQNYSASITNLIMVVLTFVAISLGLLIGAVIADPLKIEESFKPHR; this is encoded by the coding sequence ATGGTTCCTGAAACTAATTCATCCCACATAAACCCTTCCAACATACCCAATGGAAATGATTTACCCTCAAACCTTCTGGAATTTTTAACAGAACTGGCAAGGGCCATGACTGCAGCAGGGATCGCGGTCATGACCATAGAAGCTATTTTAAAGAATATATGCCGGGCATATGGTGTAGAAGCCCAGGAAGTGATTGATTTTCCCACTTTCGTCCTCATCAAGATCAGTGATGGAAAGTCAAAGGCCCTGACCGTAACCGGCCAGAAACCAGGACTCCTGCCCTTGGATCAGGTATCACGATTGTACGAGTTAATCTATCAGGCAGAAAATGCCGAAATAACTCCAGAAGATGGTATTAATCGTATTAATGAGATAATAAACGTCAAACGTCAGCATAGGTATATAAGGCATATTCTGGGTTATGCCCTGTATTCCACTGGCCTGGGAATGCTACTTTTACCCACAACCAACGAACTATTATTTTGCGGATTATTAGGTGCCACTGTGGGGTTGATTGTGGGTTACGCTGAGGACAAACCCCGACTAACCCTCATTCTACCGGTTTTGACTGCATTTCTGGTGTCGATGATCTTCTTTTTTGGTGTTAAGCAGGGGGTTGTGGCCGGTTCTCTCACCATCTTGGTCCCCTCACTTTCCTACTTTATACCAGGGGCGGTCCTGGCCACGGGAATGTACGAACTGGCCGCCAACAACGTTATATCTGGTGCCAGCCGCCTGGTTCAGGGAGTGGTCATACTCCTCCTTCTCCTGTTTGGGGTTATCATTGGCCTTCAGGTGGTGGGCCTTTCCCCTGGTGAGTATATGGTGGCCCACCTGGCCACTCCCCTTGGCTGGTGGGCTCCTTACCTGGGGGTTATGGTTTTCACCCTGGGAATGTACCTTTTAATGTCCATCAGAAACCGGGACATGTTAGGAGTTCTGATTGTTTTATTCACCACATTTATAGGGCTTCAGGTAGGGAATTACCTCCTGGGTGGGCTTTTCGGTGCCTTTTTAGGATCAACCATCATGACCATGGGGGGAACCTACCTGGAGCGGTCCCGTCTCAAAACACCCTATTACGTGTCAATAATACCAGCATTCTGGATACTGGTGCCGGGGGCACTGGGATTCATCAGCCTGGCCACACTGGCTGGTCAAAACTACTCGGCATCCATCACCAACCTGATAATGGTGGTTTTAACCTTCGTGGCCATCTCCCTGGGTTTGCTCATTGGTGCGGTGATTGCCGACCCCTTGAAAATCGAGGAATCATTTAAACCTCACAGGTAA
- a CDS encoding Ig-like domain-containing protein — translation MTQRRTKTKNIHMTLILLLFGLTLLIFINTASAAASAADNIIYVNGTSGNDTWDGQRAIWNGTSGPKLTIKNATDTVTTGGTVNIAEGTYSGSGNTNIIINKDLNINGAGIDQTIINGTDSTRIFYINPGYTVNINGLTITNGKSDLGGAILNYGNLNVDYCKFTKCTTTYYIMCGGSAIASGDYATLNVKNSIFLENDAISSLSAGGTICTNGTTTLENCDFLNNLAWSGGAIFVLSGDLSAYNCKFINNTAQTRGGVMTIYTDSNSFNIHGCAFINNIARNTASTNNINNPFNSYLNITDNWWGSNSGPTGVYGLISDGSSWIYMISSVDSSTTDYGGQINVKTDFNNIYHQDTGTITPENVGSILDGFSVNFSSDLGTLTPSLGLITAGIANSVFTANKVGIGNITSSFNIQSLNNTITVNKAATLITVNNTTGLNNGTTNLTATLTDANGNPIEGKTVNFTVNGNSVGTATTDSNGVATLTYKLTQAGDFVVTASFAGDSNYLTSTGSGKLHVDPTANLYLDATSSNSNPLAGQEFLITYKLGNYGPDAAENVVITFIIPEGLECVEVSADSGRCSYDPTTRTVTWTLDNVPQGDPFLFLTVRAFRAGTFTLTPTISTATYNWKTGSQGIFNINIKPAVSSSNSSNTVNAATKTIDMQKTGANPIGLVLSILAILGGILLPRKK, via the coding sequence TTGACACAAAGGAGAACAAAAACCAAAAACATTCATATGACACTTATATTACTACTATTCGGGTTAACATTACTCATATTTATAAACACGGCCTCCGCAGCAGCTTCTGCAGCAGACAATATCATTTATGTCAACGGAACATCGGGAAATGACACATGGGACGGTCAGAGGGCCATCTGGAACGGTACAAGTGGGCCTAAACTAACCATTAAAAATGCTACCGATACAGTGACCACGGGGGGAACCGTCAACATTGCAGAAGGTACCTACAGTGGATCAGGAAACACCAACATAATCATAAACAAAGACCTGAACATCAACGGAGCCGGAATCGACCAGACCATTATCAATGGTACGGATTCAACACGAATATTCTACATTAATCCTGGTTACACTGTCAATATTAACGGCTTGACCATTACCAATGGTAAGTCCGATCTAGGCGGAGCCATACTAAACTACGGTAATTTAAATGTAGATTACTGTAAATTCACTAAATGTACTACCACTTATTATATTATGTGTGGAGGTTCTGCTATTGCCAGCGGGGATTATGCTACATTGAACGTGAAAAACTCTATTTTCCTGGAAAATGATGCTATCTCAAGTCTTAGTGCCGGAGGTACCATTTGCACCAATGGAACAACCACTCTAGAAAACTGCGACTTCTTAAACAACCTCGCTTGGTCCGGTGGCGCCATCTTCGTTTTGAGCGGTGATTTAAGCGCATATAACTGTAAATTTATAAACAACACTGCACAGACTAGAGGTGGTGTAATGACCATCTACACTGACAGTAACTCATTCAATATACATGGTTGTGCTTTTATAAACAACATAGCGAGAAACACTGCATCCACCAACAATATCAACAATCCATTTAATAGTTACCTGAATATAACTGACAACTGGTGGGGCTCCAATAGTGGACCTACAGGAGTATACGGTCTAATAAGTGATGGATCGTCATGGATTTACATGATTTCCAGTGTTGATAGTTCAACCACAGACTACGGTGGACAAATTAACGTGAAAACAGACTTCAACAATATATATCACCAAGATACTGGTACAATCACCCCGGAAAATGTGGGATCCATACTTGACGGTTTTTCAGTGAATTTCAGCTCAGATCTGGGAACTTTAACCCCCAGCCTGGGATTAATCACTGCTGGTATTGCTAATTCAGTATTCACCGCCAATAAAGTTGGAATTGGTAACATAACTTCAAGTTTCAACATACAATCACTCAACAACACAATAACCGTCAATAAGGCTGCAACACTGATCACCGTAAACAACACCACCGGACTTAACAATGGAACCACCAACCTGACAGCAACATTAACCGATGCCAATGGTAATCCAATAGAAGGCAAGACAGTGAATTTCACAGTCAATGGAAACAGTGTAGGAACAGCAACCACAGATAGTAACGGAGTCGCTACTCTAACCTATAAACTCACTCAAGCAGGTGATTTTGTGGTGACTGCCAGTTTCGCAGGTGACAGCAATTACCTAACATCCACCGGCTCTGGAAAATTACACGTGGACCCCACAGCAAACCTGTACCTGGACGCCACATCCAGCAACAGCAACCCTTTAGCTGGCCAGGAATTCCTGATCACCTATAAACTAGGTAATTACGGACCAGACGCGGCAGAAAATGTTGTTATAACCTTCATCATACCCGAAGGGCTCGAGTGCGTGGAGGTTAGTGCAGATAGTGGAAGATGCAGCTACGATCCTACAACAAGAACCGTGACCTGGACACTCGACAACGTGCCCCAGGGAGACCCATTCCTGTTTCTCACAGTCCGAGCATTCAGGGCGGGAACATTTACCCTAACACCAACCATAAGCACTGCCACCTACAACTGGAAAACCGGGAGCCAGGGTATCTTCAACATCAACATCAAACCCGCCGTATCCAGTAGTAACAGTTCAAACACCGTTAACGCAGCAACAAAAACCATAGACATGCAAAAAACTGGTGCAAACCCCATAGGCCTCGTGTTGTCTATTCTAGCAATACTGGGTGGAATTTTACTGCCACGGAAAAAATAA
- a CDS encoding AarF/ABC1/UbiB kinase family protein — protein MISFRKKIDYQRLKEIVQLLVKYEFDNVVGELELKGSRWGDLLYKYDSSVDLDATSPERLRMVFEELGPTFIKLGQMMSTRPDLVGPQMAQEFTRLQDDTLPFDFDTVKIIVEGELGQPLNELFQSFEEKQLAAASIGQVHRAILKDGTLVAVKVQRPGIQDTVEKDLIIMHHLADLINQKIPTLRVFNIPQVVDEFEKSIRKEMDYGLEARNTQNFQANFAQDDGVRAPVVFLDYSTSLVLTMEFIQGTKMSQVMENPHGFDPELLAERVAKSYFQQLLLDGFFHADPHPGNLYVLEDNVVCYLDFGMMGHIDHDFMQNLGELFVQVIDYKVDAIINQLIYMEIITDSVDRNVLKRDIMDILDRYYGASLSDIHLGHILSELALPLITKYQARVPPEFTLIARAVTLIEEVAYSLDNQFDATAQFKPMVKKLLLQKFTPKNMADLFMDNLFEMEHLVKNLPQNINRLVAKVENGEIRVRYSEELSKDIERTSNKLVVAIIIAALLVGSSWIIQIDKGPMVWDMPILGFLGFAASGVLGVGLVIYILRYRKI, from the coding sequence ATGATTTCATTCCGGAAAAAAATAGATTACCAACGTTTAAAGGAGATTGTCCAGTTACTGGTGAAGTACGAATTCGACAACGTGGTGGGTGAACTGGAGTTGAAGGGTTCCCGCTGGGGTGATTTACTGTATAAGTACGATTCCAGTGTGGATCTGGACGCCACATCCCCTGAAAGGTTAAGGATGGTCTTTGAAGAATTGGGGCCCACCTTTATTAAGTTGGGGCAGATGATGAGCACTCGACCGGATTTGGTAGGACCTCAGATGGCGCAGGAGTTCACCCGACTCCAGGATGATACCCTGCCCTTTGATTTTGACACGGTAAAGATAATTGTGGAAGGCGAGCTGGGCCAACCATTAAACGAATTATTCCAGTCATTTGAAGAAAAACAACTGGCTGCAGCGTCCATTGGCCAGGTGCACCGTGCAATCTTAAAAGACGGAACCCTGGTAGCGGTTAAAGTCCAGAGACCCGGTATACAGGACACCGTGGAAAAGGACCTGATAATCATGCATCATCTGGCGGATCTAATCAACCAGAAGATCCCCACTTTAAGGGTTTTCAACATTCCCCAAGTGGTGGATGAGTTTGAAAAATCCATCCGTAAGGAGATGGATTACGGACTGGAGGCTAGGAACACTCAGAACTTCCAGGCCAACTTTGCCCAGGATGATGGTGTTCGTGCACCAGTGGTCTTCCTGGATTATTCTACTTCTCTGGTTTTAACCATGGAATTCATCCAGGGAACCAAGATGAGCCAGGTGATGGAAAATCCACATGGTTTTGATCCTGAACTTCTGGCGGAAAGAGTGGCCAAATCCTACTTCCAGCAACTACTACTGGATGGATTTTTCCACGCCGACCCCCACCCGGGAAATCTGTATGTTTTAGAGGATAACGTGGTATGCTACCTTGATTTTGGTATGATGGGGCACATTGACCATGATTTCATGCAGAACCTGGGAGAACTTTTCGTACAGGTAATTGACTACAAGGTGGATGCCATCATCAACCAGCTCATTTACATGGAAATTATCACGGATTCCGTGGATCGAAATGTGCTTAAAAGGGATATAATGGACATCCTGGACCGTTACTATGGTGCAAGTCTCAGTGACATACACCTGGGCCACATATTAAGTGAACTGGCCCTGCCCCTGATTACCAAGTACCAGGCCCGGGTTCCACCGGAATTCACCCTCATTGCCCGGGCAGTAACCCTTATTGAGGAGGTAGCCTATTCCCTTGACAACCAATTCGATGCCACGGCCCAGTTCAAGCCCATGGTGAAGAAGTTACTGCTGCAGAAATTCACCCCCAAAAACATGGCTGACCTGTTCATGGACAACCTGTTTGAAATGGAGCATCTGGTGAAAAATTTGCCCCAAAATATCAACCGACTGGTGGCCAAGGTGGAAAACGGAGAAATACGGGTCCGTTATTCCGAGGAACTCTCGAAAGACATTGAAAGAACCAGCAACAAACTGGTGGTGGCCATAATAATTGCCGCCCTCCTGGTGGGGTCGTCCTGGATTATACAGATTGACAAGGGCCCCATGGTATGGGACATGCCCATTTTAGGGTTTTTAGGATTCGCTGCCAGTGGGGTGCTGGGAGTGGGCCTGGTAATCTACATTCTGCGCTACAGGAAAATTTAA
- a CDS encoding DUF4013 domain-containing protein, with product MDMGEIIGDAFKYPVSNWKRLLILGVLVLITQLSVEIVMGYGRVSGLLYFLLIPAIIASLLASGYQLRTLATSIMQEDEPPVFNEWTKMFIDGLKVLIVGLIYEIIPILILVAGFIMIMISRGAMLLGLLVMLLGLVILFIVGIIMVMAVSNMAYHDEIGAALRFGEIKERIKSIGWLKYILVLILLGVIYLILALVASFVSIIPYVGLVLASLIIYPFMYLFMYRAYGLIFRETLADDELQQEVEELPETEEMTP from the coding sequence ATGGATATGGGCGAAATTATTGGAGATGCTTTTAAATATCCAGTTTCTAACTGGAAACGACTGTTAATTTTAGGGGTACTGGTTTTGATTACCCAGTTATCTGTAGAAATTGTAATGGGATATGGCCGAGTTTCGGGGCTGCTGTACTTTCTTTTAATCCCCGCGATTATAGCTTCCCTCTTGGCCAGTGGATATCAGCTCCGGACATTAGCCACCTCTATAATGCAGGAAGATGAGCCTCCTGTATTCAATGAATGGACTAAAATGTTCATTGACGGTCTTAAGGTGTTAATTGTGGGGTTGATCTACGAGATAATCCCGATACTTATTTTAGTGGCGGGTTTTATCATGATAATGATATCACGGGGTGCAATGCTTTTAGGATTACTGGTTATGTTACTGGGCCTGGTAATTCTCTTTATCGTGGGGATAATTATGGTAATGGCCGTATCCAACATGGCCTACCATGATGAAATAGGGGCAGCCCTGCGATTTGGTGAAATCAAGGAAAGAATAAAAAGTATCGGCTGGTTGAAGTACATTTTGGTGCTGATTCTGCTGGGAGTTATTTACCTAATACTGGCCTTGGTGGCCTCTTTTGTTTCCATTATACCCTATGTGGGTCTGGTTTTAGCCAGTTTAATCATTTATCCCTTCATGTACCTGTTCATGTACCGGGCATACGGGTTAATCTTTAGAGAAACACTGGCCGATGATGAACTTCAGCAGGAAGTGGAAGAACTACCTGAAACAGAAGAAATGACCCCCTAA
- a CDS encoding flavin reductase family protein, with protein MTTRAREEFVISLPGMDLADKVMPTAKFVPPEVNEYELAGLDEKPSQIIETPGVEGCYAWMECKLHNIIAEEYDNFPYAMVVGKVVHLEVRDDIYNVEDGSWDVDKAQPLMMTESNQGMHFCTVKDMDWFEPYGAMFPNGKDPLAGLYED; from the coding sequence TTGACAACGCGGGCCAGGGAAGAATTCGTCATCAGCCTCCCGGGAATGGACCTGGCAGATAAGGTCATGCCCACCGCCAAGTTCGTTCCCCCCGAGGTGAATGAATACGAACTCGCCGGTTTGGATGAAAAACCCAGCCAGATAATTGAAACACCCGGAGTCGAGGGATGTTACGCCTGGATGGAATGCAAACTCCACAATATCATTGCCGAAGAATACGATAACTTCCCCTACGCCATGGTGGTGGGGAAAGTAGTGCACCTGGAAGTACGGGATGACATCTACAACGTGGAAGATGGCTCCTGGGATGTGGATAAGGCCCAGCCCTTGATGATGACGGAATCCAACCAGGGAATGCACTTCTGCACCGTGAAGGACATGGACTGGTTTGAACCCTACGGGGCCATGTTCCCCAATGGTAAGGATCCCCTGGCCGGACTCTACGAAGATTAA
- a CDS encoding FmdE family protein gives MEDDKDFDIIPFSEVTKFHGHSCPGTAIGYRAGEIAIRELLSSRAEDEELVAIVENDSCSVDAIQVVTGCTMGKGNLIFKDYGKQVYTFLNRKTGEAIRVSMKKSIDEIDPAFSSARKKAFSSSASQKEMDEFVKAKDALTERILEIPVEELFKVENVEMEFPEEARIFKSIYCAQCGEPVAEHRARVENGEIVCIPCFNEYSRT, from the coding sequence ATGGAAGATGATAAAGATTTTGATATAATCCCTTTTTCAGAAGTAACCAAGTTCCACGGACATTCCTGTCCCGGGACAGCCATCGGATACCGGGCTGGCGAAATAGCCATTCGTGAATTATTATCTTCCCGGGCAGAGGATGAAGAACTGGTGGCCATAGTGGAAAATGACAGCTGCAGTGTGGACGCCATCCAAGTAGTCACGGGCTGTACCATGGGTAAGGGCAACCTCATATTCAAGGATTATGGTAAACAGGTCTACACCTTTCTGAATAGGAAAACAGGCGAAGCAATACGGGTTTCCATGAAGAAAAGTATTGATGAAATAGATCCTGCGTTTTCCAGTGCACGAAAAAAGGCATTTTCAAGTTCTGCAAGCCAGAAAGAAATGGATGAATTCGTGAAGGCCAAAGACGCTTTAACAGAACGAATTTTAGAAATTCCGGTTGAAGAACTCTTCAAAGTGGAAAATGTTGAAATGGAGTTCCCTGAGGAAGCACGGATATTCAAATCCATCTACTGTGCCCAGTGTGGGGAACCAGTAGCCGAACACCGGGCCCGGGTGGAAAATGGGGAAATAGTCTGTATACCCTGTTTCAATGAATATTCCCGGACATAA
- a CDS encoding TMEM175 family protein yields MESENSVTFMDTKRLETLVDGIFAIAMTLLVLALAVPDITGPLTNAAVQTSLYDLIPSFYTMVISFVLLALFWSNHHRAFHRIHQMDNVLLWINVIWLLFIVLVPFSASLTGKYGQFPIAHIIFNLNMLGIAFFLGLNWFYARRNHFLHEKVDLRQITVTKRANILFIGIALLALLLSFVVPRFSALVYLLIFPLEYLINKL; encoded by the coding sequence ATGGAGTCTGAAAATTCAGTTACATTTATGGATACTAAACGTCTGGAAACACTGGTGGACGGTATATTTGCCATCGCCATGACTTTACTGGTTCTGGCCCTGGCAGTTCCCGATATCACTGGACCCTTAACTAATGCCGCAGTTCAAACATCACTATATGACCTTATACCCAGCTTTTATACCATGGTTATAAGCTTCGTTCTTCTGGCTCTGTTCTGGAGTAACCATCACCGTGCCTTTCACCGTATACACCAGATGGACAATGTTTTATTATGGATAAATGTGATATGGCTTTTATTCATAGTTCTTGTACCATTTTCAGCTTCTCTCACTGGAAAATACGGACAATTCCCTATTGCCCATATTATCTTCAATTTGAACATGTTGGGAATAGCCTTTTTCCTGGGTTTGAACTGGTTCTATGCCCGTAGAAATCACTTCCTGCACGAAAAGGTAGATCTCAGACAGATAACCGTAACTAAGAGGGCCAACATCCTTTTCATAGGCATTGCTCTTTTAGCACTACTTTTATCCTTTGTAGTGCCAAGATTCAGTGCCTTAGTTTATTTACTTATATTTCCACTGGAGTATCTGATAAATAAGCTATGA
- a CDS encoding carboxymuconolactone decarboxylase family protein, which yields MEEKHRPNRFTEVLGENVDNAFKQLASEILKDGALTLKEKSLIALACAVAVKCDPCTRAHKKQALKAGASEKEILEAAAVAGLVRMGSGFNTAYALLDDPEPRKKIVHKTTSGDEENESNNPSGEPRTPPRKPDGYLNSIMEKRMGNNNQK from the coding sequence ATGGAAGAAAAACACCGGCCTAACCGGTTTACCGAGGTTCTCGGTGAGAACGTGGACAACGCATTTAAACAGCTGGCATCAGAGATATTGAAAGATGGTGCCTTAACTCTCAAGGAAAAAAGCCTGATCGCCCTGGCCTGTGCCGTGGCCGTTAAATGTGACCCCTGCACAAGGGCACATAAGAAACAGGCCCTGAAGGCGGGGGCCAGTGAGAAGGAAATTCTGGAAGCTGCCGCCGTGGCCGGTCTGGTGCGTATGGGTTCCGGGTTTAACACCGCCTACGCCCTTTTAGATGATCCTGAACCCCGAAAAAAAATAGTCCATAAGACAACAAGTGGGGATGAAGAAAATGAGAGCAATAACCCCTCGGGAGAACCCAGGACACCACCCCGGAAACCTGACGGATACCTGAACAGTATCATGGAAAAAAGGATGGGGAACAATAATCAGAAATAA
- a CDS encoding FmdE family protein — protein MAINDDMLSNIIEFHGHSCPGLAIGIRAGDLATEKLISSRARDEELLAIVENDSCSVDAIQVITGCTFGKGNLIFKDYGKNVYTFVNRNTGETIRLSLNVAIDELGPDFAEVRAKAFAGEANPEEEEEFERRKDAISDKILGMPENELFKIEYVDIEIPEKARIFGSVKCSKCGELVAEHRSRVENGDFVCIPCFDDYSRN, from the coding sequence ATGGCTATAAATGATGATATGCTATCTAATATTATAGAATTTCATGGACATTCTTGTCCTGGACTGGCTATTGGAATCCGTGCCGGAGATCTGGCCACTGAAAAATTGATCTCCTCCCGGGCCAGGGATGAGGAACTACTGGCTATAGTGGAGAATGACAGTTGCAGTGTGGACGCCATCCAGGTAATTACCGGCTGTACCTTTGGAAAGGGCAACTTAATTTTCAAGGATTATGGAAAAAACGTCTACACCTTCGTCAATCGAAATACAGGGGAAACTATAAGATTGTCTTTGAATGTGGCCATTGATGAATTAGGCCCTGATTTTGCCGAGGTTAGGGCAAAAGCATTTGCCGGAGAGGCCAACCCTGAAGAGGAAGAAGAGTTTGAAAGGAGGAAGGATGCTATATCTGATAAAATTCTGGGCATGCCTGAAAATGAACTCTTCAAGATAGAGTACGTGGATATAGAAATTCCGGAAAAGGCCCGGATATTTGGGTCAGTGAAATGTTCTAAGTGTGGTGAACTGGTAGCTGAACACCGTTCTCGGGTAGAAAATGGTGATTTTGTCTGTATCCCATGTTTTGATGATTATTCGAGAAACTAA
- a CDS encoding iron ABC transporter substrate-binding protein — MQVPAQVDKVVGTGCSAREIVYLNASDKIVGIEKTETNSTGGWGSQLPYMIAHPELMSLPIVGDARTNVVNYEEIAKLKPDVVFAADASTAEDIQSKTGIPTVVVYTMGVGTKEQMEKYQNSLKIMGKVLGKDERAQELITYINSCEEDLNKRTKDVASSNNTTVYVGGHAYRGSHGITSTNAFYPPFRLVNAKNVASNVTTNDTSIAVQIDKEQLINWNSDVIFIEESSLASVVNDTKNYPQYKDLNAVKNGQVYGLLSYCLYSYNKDILIADAYYVGKVLYPEQFSDVNPEEKADEIFVKFVGKPVYSQMKAAQGGFKKIEI, encoded by the coding sequence GTGCAGGTTCCAGCCCAGGTAGATAAAGTGGTGGGAACCGGGTGTTCGGCGCGGGAAATCGTCTATTTGAATGCCAGTGATAAAATTGTGGGAATTGAAAAGACAGAGACCAATTCCACCGGGGGATGGGGAAGTCAGTTACCCTACATGATCGCCCATCCAGAACTTATGAGTCTCCCCATAGTGGGCGATGCACGTACCAATGTGGTAAATTATGAGGAAATAGCAAAACTTAAGCCTGATGTTGTCTTTGCTGCTGATGCCAGCACTGCTGAAGACATACAATCCAAAACAGGAATTCCAACCGTGGTGGTATACACCATGGGTGTGGGAACCAAAGAACAGATGGAAAAGTACCAGAATTCCTTGAAAATAATGGGTAAAGTTTTGGGTAAAGATGAACGGGCCCAGGAACTGATTACTTATATTAATTCCTGCGAAGAGGACTTAAATAAACGGACAAAAGATGTAGCATCCAGTAATAACACCACAGTATACGTGGGGGGTCATGCATACCGGGGGTCCCATGGTATAACTTCAACCAATGCGTTCTACCCTCCATTCCGTCTGGTAAATGCCAAAAACGTTGCCAGCAATGTAACTACCAATGACACATCCATAGCAGTCCAGATTGATAAAGAACAGTTGATAAACTGGAATTCCGATGTAATTTTCATTGAAGAATCCAGTTTAGCATCAGTAGTTAACGACACAAAGAATTATCCACAATATAAGGATTTAAATGCTGTAAAGAACGGCCAAGTATATGGGTTGCTCTCATACTGTCTTTACAGTTACAACAAGGACATATTAATTGCTGATGCCTACTACGTGGGGAAAGTGCTCTACCCTGAGCAATTCAGCGATGTAAACCCGGAAGAGAAGGCGGATGAAATCTTTGTAAAATTCGTGGGTAAACCAGTATACAGCCAGATGAAAGCAGCACAGGGTGGATTCAAGAAAATCGAAATATGA
- a CDS encoding methyltransferase — MKMNILDRPDVTHEKLQQVVENAFNGLKTFNLIKTSLEMGVFDNLNQPVTYQELSQVLNIESIFSYYILEALEKMGLILKENEHYQNSELSQLYLNSDSPYNRSNCILSLEENAHQWNNLTSTLKGNTSQKEESFFPFIIQVMAEDCISGELQDTVEIIASYEEFMDSNTLLDLAGGHGMYSIALSKINPKLDCCVFDLPPVILETQKYIKKYGTQVKTRAGNFYQDDLQGPYDVVFSSYNPGGKNPEIARKVYDSLNMNGIFINKQYFPQDENQTLADVLDNLEWNFANFEKSLKSSTRYSFQGDLSFKEYLGFLEDLGFEIMDVHHVDHLNPSFGTKSRNKLIVSKKVS; from the coding sequence ATGAAAATGAACATACTCGACCGGCCAGATGTGACCCATGAAAAATTACAGCAGGTAGTGGAAAATGCCTTCAACGGCTTGAAAACATTTAACTTAATAAAAACCTCCTTGGAGATGGGTGTTTTTGACAATTTAAACCAACCAGTCACCTACCAGGAACTTTCCCAGGTATTGAATATTGAGTCCATATTCTCCTATTATATCCTGGAGGCCCTGGAAAAGATGGGGTTAATTCTAAAGGAAAATGAACACTACCAGAATTCAGAGCTATCCCAACTGTATCTGAACTCTGATTCTCCCTACAATCGGAGTAATTGCATATTATCCTTGGAAGAAAACGCCCACCAATGGAACAATTTAACCAGCACCCTGAAGGGCAATACTTCCCAGAAGGAAGAGTCATTCTTCCCCTTCATCATACAGGTAATGGCCGAGGACTGTATATCCGGAGAATTGCAGGATACCGTGGAAATAATTGCTTCCTACGAGGAATTCATGGATTCAAATACCTTACTCGACCTGGCGGGGGGTCACGGCATGTATTCCATAGCCCTTAGCAAGATCAACCCCAAACTTGATTGCTGTGTATTTGATCTGCCACCAGTAATCCTGGAAACACAGAAATACATCAAAAAATACGGTACCCAGGTTAAAACCAGGGCTGGAAATTTCTACCAGGATGACCTGCAGGGCCCCTACGATGTAGTCTTTTCTTCCTACAACCCTGGTGGTAAAAACCCGGAAATTGCCCGGAAAGTTTATGATTCCCTTAATATGAATGGTATATTCATAAATAAGCAATATTTTCCCCAGGATGAGAATCAAACCCTGGCTGATGTTCTGGACAACCTGGAATGGAACTTTGCCAACTTTGAAAAGTCATTGAAGTCCAGCACCCGCTACAGCTTCCAGGGGGACCTGTCCTTTAAGGAGTATTTAGGATTTTTAGAGGATCTGGGCTTTGAAATAATGGATGTCCACCATGTGGATCATTTAAACCCTTCCTTTGGGACTAAATCACGGAATAAACTTATAGTATCCAAAAAAGTGAGTTAA